In Paralichthys olivaceus isolate ysfri-2021 chromosome 12, ASM2471397v2, whole genome shotgun sequence, the genomic window GCCATCTCTTGGAATCCGGATGTTACTACATATTCTCATGCAAAGTGGACATCGACAATTCTAAGCAGCTCAAAGTCAATAACTGACTCATTCTTATGCgtttacaaatataaatatacagtaagacaataaatatgtttctacacaaccaaatatgacaaatgaaTACTTCTTAAGAAGAAAAtctaaagtataaatatatgatcTAAAGCTGAAATCAATGTACATGatgttgcacagtgtgtgtgtgggtgtgtgtgtgtgtgtcagtagtagtctgcttctccttcagtgtctaaagatattttaaatgtatttgatgcatttgacattaaataacttgtcattgtaacaaataaatattgaacatgtttctaTCTAACTCGACTCTCTTTAGTTAAGAAGTCAGTCTCTACATATGTGTtgccagtgagtgacagtggtgatgtttgatgaggaagcagctctttgtggatcgacgtgtgtggctcttaaaagagccttttagcaggatgaacatgtttcacagtgaggacagctcacttcttcttggctgctgtcttcttcactttgggTTTGGCAGCCTTCTTCGCGGGGGctttcttggctgcaggagcctttttcgccaccttcttggggctcttgacTGCCACCTTCTTAGGGCTCTTGgccaccttcttggggctcttggCTGCTTTCTTGGCCGCTGCGGGTTTCGTCACCTTCTTCGGGGACTTTTTAGCGGCTGCTGGCTTCTTGGCTGCCGCTGCTTTGGCCTTTTTAGCCGCTAGGGGTTTCTTGGCGGCGGGCTTCTTCACTTTGAGGGCAGCCGTCTTGACCGGCTTCTTCACCTTGGGCTCCACCTTCTTGTTGATCTTGAACGAGCCGGAGGCCCCGGTTCCCTTGGTCTGGACCAGAGTCCCCTTGATCACCAGGCCCTTGATGGCGGTGTTGACGCGGGActtgttcttctccacatcGTAGCCTCCGGCAGCCAGAGCCTTCTTGAGGGCGGCCGCTGACACGCCGCTCCGCTCCTTGGACGCGGACACGGCTTCGATGATGATCTCCCTGACGCTGGGGCCGACCTTCTTCGGTTTCACAACCTTCTTCTTGGCCGCTTTGGCCGGGGCgggggctggagctggagggacttctgccatctttgtctctgagttTAGATCAACGAGGAACTATCGGAGTGACTGACGGACTAATGAAGAGTGCCGATCGGGAGGCGGTACTTGAACACACCATGAGAACCGTGTAGACTCAATCCAGCCGTGGctcctgtgtgcagtgtgaacgccgagacacttgtgttttctcttcactgataaacgagtgaaacatcagtgggtgagcggtgctggaggctgacagtgaggaagcaggtagcggacttgtgtgtcttcatattgAAGTCATGAAGAGCTCTGATGCTCTCTGCATTTTGTCGGTGGAGCCTCCAAACCTCACCCGTTCACCGcggtgagcagcgctgctcggcGGCTTTTCCCACTCGTTTCTCtcctaaaatgacttgaaaagcaccacagctccaccaacatccgtctcccagctgctccacatgtttgttcagagagaccgagtcaaaacaagcacctgctgatgatcctttggaagaaagtcaggttattgtgcaggcagcaaacacaccGCTGATGGCCGAGGCTCATGGTGAAGTGGAGCCAGACTTTCTATCAGAGCCGTGAACGTTTCATGCTGAGGATGCTGGAGAGTCATTCTATCATTAGAGCTACATTTCATGTCCATGGGTTGGATTAGTCAAGTTTactaaatattaatttcaaactatgatcacattaatattgggccacatttctctttcatttaatacaaaaactcaacaggttccatcatttattagaaaatgtgtatgATATACTggaatttgcatttttttgctATTGTTCGATTTCGTAAAAACTtttgttcttcattttaaagatacAAGTGTTTGTATAGTatgttcatcattatttatgcaaaataatcattaaacaatgacaaaggtttatcaaaaactatttgtctcatatattaaattattccctttgtgtgtttcaaatacatttctgtcaagCTGTCAGTTTGATAGCTATTAATCTATAGAACAAATAGTCTCAGACTTTTATAGCCAGtaacatattcatattacaAATGAAGACCTCAGTCTCAACAAACACTCTGTGTATCCAGAATATACACACGTGTGCAGTCTGAGTTTGTGTAGATTGCTGTGGGTAAATTAGCCTGTAAACATGgatttttatccatttaaacATACTTCATTTACCTAGTactttataaacaaacaatataaaacaaagtgttttccatgatatctacaataaaacaagatcaatatccctcatccctcctctcaccccatcCAAGCTCatagcaaaacaacaacaacagtgttttATTCATCTCAGTTTTAAACTCATGACACAAAAGTAGGAAAGCAAAGACACAGTTGAAAAGATAACAATAAATCTGCCTGCTGTGTGGTCAAGACCAAACATTATTTCCAAGCTTTATTAGTAGATGACTTCTACTTTTCTActcattgtgtgtatttctaaCTTGTCACTACTCCTTCCACTGTATTTGGTTCATGACACTATTATCTTATAAATGTGACTCTTGTACTTTACTCTGCCAttagcaggagctgcagatgttaacatttaaatcaagtgtAGTGTGCAGTCTGGGTTAAAGTCAAGTTTTGACCAAGGTGTTTACATCATAGTGAGCAACAACTCAAACCTATGACTAACTGGAAGACACAGGAATAGACTAATGTATAAATTTTGTTGAATATTATTTCCAACCTTGGCAATGGCCCTGCATCgatgtgttcacacacttggaGATACAatcaaaaccacatttcacaAAGGCTACACATTTTCAGAGTATGATTGCAAACTACTAAATTGGACACATTGTTTCAGGGAcatggacaaagacaaacagttacATTGTCAATCGGTCCTATTCATTATgagatttttatatatttgttctcattttaaCCCTCCTATTGTCCTTGGGGTCATTTTGACACCATTAAATGTTTAACATCTctaatttataaaaacaaaatagttAACTTCattttttggcttcacatttgattCATGATTTATTGTCAATGACCTGGATGCATAGTGTACACCCAGGACCCAGGCTGTTTTAGATGTGTagaacaaaatatttgaagtatcaatgttttacacatatttatattggtTGTTTAGATGATATCGAGGTCACCATAACATCTACTTTTCTAATCATTAAAACTCTTCCCTCTGCTTTGGAGCCTAATCTACCGACCATAACTGTCGTGTGAGAACCACTGATGGTTCATCAGACATGGGGAGACATGCACAGCAGCTTTCTGAACCATTTCCCTCGGTGCTCTATGTGCTTTGTGTTATACTTCTCTAATCAGTCCTAATGTAACTTTTATCTTTAACCAAGCTTGTTACAGACTCTATTCCTACTTGACGGGAGCGTGCTACAGTTCTACTGTTCCACAAAACTGGTCAAGTGTCAgaccttaatatctacagtccTACATCCAACCTCTGCTCCTGTGGGGGCGCTAGTGCACCATAGACTTTATTATCAGCGgatccacagaggaggaatacGTCCACCTCTGTCTTCTACCACGTCCTCATGCAGGCTATGAATAGCTGTGATTCCCGCGGATCACACTATTGACTAGctctcatctgactgaagagaaatgtctggacgaggaaagggaggaaaaggtctcggtaaaggaggcgcaaagcgtcaccgcaaagttctccgtgataacatccagggaatcaccaagcccgccatccgccgcctggctcgccgtggcggagtgaagcgtatctccggtctgatctatgaggagacccgcggcgtgttgaaggttttcctggagaatgtcatccgcgatgctgtcacctacaccgagcacgccaagaggaagaccgtgaccgccatggacgtggtgtatgctctgaagagacagggccgcactctgtacggcttcggtggataaactcactttcaacagctcaacaacacaacggctcttttaagagccacacactgagtcaatgagagctcacatcctctgctcaacactcatcactagttcttccagagatcaacaatcaatcagggtctgatcattgatgaaaacattatCAACCATATATAAACCATGTTAGCACAAGAATGAAAGCAATTagattcagtttctctctgtagttAGTTTCAACccaacatgtataaaaacacaacattcatatcTACATTTACACCTTAACTCTAATATGGATTTTTAACCTTCACTATCTCAGATTGGTAAAATATCATGTTCTTATGTGACTGTCCAGAAAGAGGATGCAGACTGGACCACAGTCATATGATGGGTGGTGGAGTGGAACTTGATTCATTTCTTAAAACCCACAGATCCTGCTGTACTAcgtgaaagaaaatgtttcctttttctgaattgaaaatatgttttcacctgtAATCCTCCTTGACTTCATGGCTCCTTCCCAGCATTAACTTTTCTATAAGAACACTCTGCACTCAGAGGGCTGTGTTGTTCCTCCCCAACAGTCTTAGCATGTCTTTCTAACCCAGACGCTGTTGAAGTAACAATACTGGAGGTATCAATGTCCTGACTTTCAATGTTTGAAATAactaatgtttttcttcattcattttacGTTTTAAATGATTGAATCATCTAAATAAGTTAACGAATGATCTGATCAACAGAACCAATAAATCCATTATCATTAGCAGACtcatcacaaaatgttttcttgacacAAACTTCCAGCAGTGGGAAAATATATCAATTTCAAGTTCATGTCTCTAATCATATATTTATTGTCATGTCCATTAACACTGGTTTAATCACTGAATTCACTTAGTCAAATGTTAATTTTCTGTATAGCCTGTCATAATACTGTATCATTTGCATGCACTGCTGCCTTGTGGTCAACTTGTGCTATAACATCAGTTTGTTAAGAAATGATTGatgtttatttcctcatttatcATGTGAGTAACATATTGTCACTTAAACCACTCAGAGCTGTGGACACTGGACAACACAAACAGTTGTATATGAACTATTAGTATTAAATTCCACCATGATTGAATTCACCACAGTTCCAGTATTAGTGTAAAGTGGCTATTTGAGTGttggtgcacatgttgttggagtca contains:
- the LOC138412436 gene encoding histone H1-like, which produces MAEVPPAPAPAPAKAAKKKVVKPKKVGPSVREIIIEAVSASKERSGVSAAALKKALAAGGYDVEKNKSRVNTAIKGLVIKGTLVQTKGTGASGSFKINKKVEPKVKKPVKTAALKVKKPAAKKPLAAKKAKAAAAKKPAAAKKSPKKVTKPAAAKKAAKSPKKVAKSPKKVAVKSPKKVAKKAPAAKKAPAKKAAKPKVKKTAAKKK